CCAGCTTCTCCATCGCCATGTACTCCTGCGTGCCCGCGAAGCCCGCCGAGAGCGACTGGTAGAAGGGGTTGGCGAGAATCGCGGACGCCCGCTCGGGGTCCGCGTGCGCCTCGACGATCTCGTCGAAGGTGCGCTTCATGTCGAGCATCATCGCGTGCAGCTCGCCGTCGCCCTCGACGCCCTTCACCCGGCGTGGGGTGTTGTCGAGGGAGTCGATGCCCATGGACTGGGCGAGCCGGCGGGCCGGGTCGATGGTCAGGACGACGACCTTCCGGCCGCGCTCGGCGGCCCTGAGACCCAGCGCCGCCGCGGTCGTGGTCTTGCCGACGCCGCCCGAGCCGCAGCACACCACGATGCGCGTCGCCGGATCGTCGACCAGCGGGTCCAGGTCGAGCATGCGCGCGGGGGAGAGACGGTGGTGCCGGGCCTGCCCCTCGACGTCCGGACTCATGACATCCCCTGCTTCCGCAGTTCCGTGGCCAGCTCGTACAGACCCGCCAGGTCCATGCCCTCGGCGAGCAGCGGCAGTTCGTGCAGCGGCAGGCCCAGTTCGCTGAGCACCGCGCGCTGTTCGTGCTCCAGCGCGTACCGCTCGGCGTACTCCTCGGCCTGGGCCAGGAGCGGGTCCACCAGCCGCTCGGCATGCCCGCCGCGCCGTGCCCCGCCGAGCCCGGCGGCGGACAGCGACTGGGCGAAGGAGGAACGAGTGGTGCCCCGGACGAGTTCCAACTCGTCCGCGTCCAACACCTCCGGACGCACCATGTTCACGATGATCCGCCCCACCGGCAGCTTCGCCGCCCGCAGTTCGGCGATGCCGTCCGCGGTCTCCTGGACGGGCATCTCCTCCAGCAGCGTCACCAGGTGCACGGCCGTCTCCGACGACTTCAGCACCCGCATCACCGCCTGCGCCTGGTTGTGTATCGGCCCTATCTTCGCGAGTCCCGCCACCTCGTCGTTGACGTTGAGGAAGCGGGTGATGCGTCCGGTGGGGGGTGCGTCCATCACGACGTGGTCGTAGGCGAACCGCCCGGACTTCTCCTTGCGCCGCACCGCTTCGCAGGCCTTGCCGGTCAGCAGGACGTCCCTGAGACCGGGCGCCACGGTGGTGGCGAAGTCGATGGCGCCGAGCTTCTTCAGGGCGCGTCCGGCTCCACCGAGCTTGTAGAACATCTGGAGGTAGTCCAGAAGGGCCAGTTCGGGATCTATGGCGAGGGCGTACACCTCCCCGCCGCCCGGTGCGACCGCGATTTTTCTCTCCTCGTAGGGCAACGCCTCCGTCTCGAAGAGCTGTGCGATGCCCTGGCGGCCCTCGACCTCGACGAGAAGCGTGCGCTTCCCCTCGGTGGCCAGGGCCAGCGCGAGGGCAGCGGCCACCGTCGTCTTACCGGTACCGCCCTTGCCACTGACGACCTGGAGCCTGCTCACGTCATCGAGCGTAACCATTCGATGCGGGTACCAACCGGCAGGCTGTGGATAACGCGGGCGGAGCCTGTGTGTGGTCAGCGGCTAAAGTCGGCCACATGACCAAGTGGGAATACGCAACCGTGCCGCTGCTCGTCCATGCCACGAAGCAGATTCTGGACACCTGGGGCGAGGACGGCTGGGAGCTCGTCCAGGTCGTGCCCGGGCCGAACAACCCCGAGCAGCTGGTGGCCTACCTGAAGCGGGAGAAGGCGTGAGCGCGGTCGAGGCGAAGCTCGCCGAGCTCGGGCTGACGCTGCCGGAGGTGGTTCCGCCGCTGGCCGCGTACCAGCCGGCCGTGCAGTCGGGCGTGTACGTGTACACCTCGGGCCAGCTGCCGATGATCGAGGGCAAGCTCCCGGTCACCGGCAAGGTGGGCGCCGAGGTCACGCCGGAGGAGGCCAAGGACCTGGCCCGCACGTGCGCGCTGAACGCGCTGGCGGCCGTCAAGTCGGTCGCCGGTGATCTTGACCGCGTCAAGCGTGTGGTGAAGGTCGTCGGGTTCGTGGCGTCCGCGTCGGACTTCACCGGCCAGCCGGCTGTCGTCAACGGCGCGAGCGAGCTCCTGGGCGCGGTCCTCGGCGACAAGGGCGTCCACGCGCGCAGTGCGGTCGGCGTGGCGGTGCTGCCGCTGGACGCACCGGTGGAGGTCGAGGTCCAGGTGGAGCTCACCGAGGCATAGCCGCACCTCC
Above is a window of Streptomyces sp. NBC_00490 DNA encoding:
- a CDS encoding ArsA family ATPase gives rise to the protein MSRLQVVSGKGGTGKTTVAAALALALATEGKRTLLVEVEGRQGIAQLFETEALPYEERKIAVAPGGGEVYALAIDPELALLDYLQMFYKLGGAGRALKKLGAIDFATTVAPGLRDVLLTGKACEAVRRKEKSGRFAYDHVVMDAPPTGRITRFLNVNDEVAGLAKIGPIHNQAQAVMRVLKSSETAVHLVTLLEEMPVQETADGIAELRAAKLPVGRIIVNMVRPEVLDADELELVRGTTRSSFAQSLSAAGLGGARRGGHAERLVDPLLAQAEEYAERYALEHEQRAVLSELGLPLHELPLLAEGMDLAGLYELATELRKQGMS
- a CDS encoding DUF4177 domain-containing protein; this translates as MTKWEYATVPLLVHATKQILDTWGEDGWELVQVVPGPNNPEQLVAYLKREKA
- a CDS encoding RidA family protein, which produces MSAVEAKLAELGLTLPEVVPPLAAYQPAVQSGVYVYTSGQLPMIEGKLPVTGKVGAEVTPEEAKDLARTCALNALAAVKSVAGDLDRVKRVVKVVGFVASASDFTGQPAVVNGASELLGAVLGDKGVHARSAVGVAVLPLDAPVEVEVQVELTEA